A stretch of the Paenibacillus dendritiformis genome encodes the following:
- a CDS encoding LysM peptidoglycan-binding domain-containing protein, whose protein sequence is MNEYRIFLSINNQEQVMELPVNPPQLQVSESGNLSSFDIIGLGEVNAIQPMKLAELQFSSLFPVGPAPYVHVPPERLLQPKDYVEMLRGWMKRQRPIRFVLTSPSMRINLAMVIEKFTWSESSGSVGDIDYELGLREYRFFHAHKMTKSANSNVNSKVTIQKAPPERPDERMIPSTYTLGPGESLWAVARRFFNDESKAVEIQRLNGLRSDEVKDLEQGRKLRLR, encoded by the coding sequence ATGAATGAGTACCGCATTTTTCTGAGCATCAACAATCAGGAGCAGGTGATGGAGCTGCCCGTCAACCCGCCGCAGCTGCAGGTAAGCGAATCCGGGAATCTGTCCTCGTTCGACATTATCGGACTGGGCGAGGTGAACGCGATTCAGCCGATGAAGCTGGCCGAGCTGCAATTCAGCAGCCTGTTCCCCGTAGGGCCGGCCCCATATGTTCATGTCCCTCCTGAGCGGCTGCTCCAGCCGAAGGACTATGTCGAGATGCTGCGCGGCTGGATGAAGCGGCAGCGCCCGATCCGGTTCGTGCTGACCTCGCCTTCCATGCGCATCAATCTGGCGATGGTCATCGAGAAGTTCACATGGTCGGAGTCGTCGGGCAGCGTAGGGGATATCGATTATGAGCTCGGTTTGAGGGAATATCGCTTTTTCCATGCGCATAAAATGACGAAATCCGCGAATTCGAACGTGAATAGCAAAGTCACGATTCAGAAGGCTCCTCCAGAGCGGCCGGATGAGCGCATGATTCCTTCCACCTATACGCTTGGCCCGGGCGAATCGCTATGGGCGGTAGCCAGACGATTTTTCAATGATGAGAGCAAGGCTGTTGAGATTCAGCGCCTGAACGGC
- a CDS encoding phage tail assembly chaperone, which produces MSSLRYFLAQNAEANTETAYVVSARFKDEQGEPVPWQLRSISEVENEQCRKAATKQKKGKGGTVTPEIDFNEYTAKLIVASVVFPDLKNSELQQSYGVMGAEALLRKMLLPGEYAALLQEVQELNGFNQDMNELIDEVKN; this is translated from the coding sequence ATGAGTTCATTGCGATATTTTTTGGCCCAAAATGCGGAGGCGAATACGGAGACGGCTTATGTCGTCTCTGCCCGCTTCAAGGATGAACAGGGAGAGCCGGTGCCATGGCAGCTTCGCAGCATCAGCGAGGTCGAGAACGAGCAGTGCCGCAAGGCCGCGACCAAGCAGAAGAAGGGCAAGGGAGGTACCGTAACGCCGGAGATTGATTTCAATGAATATACGGCGAAGCTGATCGTGGCGAGCGTCGTCTTTCCGGATCTGAAAAACTCGGAGCTGCAGCAATCGTATGGCGTCATGGGCGCGGAAGCGTTGCTTCGGAAGATGCTCCTGCCGGGAGAATATGCGGCGTTGCTGCAAGAGGTTCAGGAACTGAATGGCTTCAATCAGGACATGAACGAGCTCATTGATGAAGTAAAAAACTAA
- a CDS encoding phage tail tube protein, which produces MALLQAKDTISGREGRAFAQIDGKNEEMFYVKTLEAKIEKQKAEVKVLGSRSVQHKAAGWTGTGSMTIYYMTPLFRNMMLDYIKHGKDTNFIIQITNEDPMSSIGTQTVCLKNVNLNSVVMAKLDTESDVLEEEVEFTFDDVDILNNFNSIS; this is translated from the coding sequence ATGGCATTGTTGCAGGCGAAGGATACGATTTCGGGCCGCGAAGGCCGGGCATTTGCTCAGATTGACGGTAAAAACGAGGAAATGTTCTATGTGAAGACGCTGGAGGCGAAGATCGAAAAGCAGAAAGCGGAAGTCAAGGTGCTCGGCAGCCGAAGCGTGCAGCATAAGGCAGCGGGCTGGACGGGAACCGGCAGCATGACGATCTACTATATGACGCCGCTGTTCCGCAATATGATGCTTGATTATATCAAGCATGGCAAAGACACGAACTTCATTATCCAGATTACGAATGAAGATCCGATGTCCTCGATTGGCACGCAGACGGTATGCTTGAAGAACGTCAATCTGAACAGCGTCGTCATGGCGAAGCTGGATACGGAGAGCGACGTGTTGGAAGAGGAAGTCGAGTTTACGTTTGATGACGTTGATATTTTAAATAACTTCAATAGCATTTCGTAA
- a CDS encoding phage tail sheath family protein encodes MAGGTWMTQNKVRPGVYVRFDSEAGPMGTVGERGVVALPLKLSWGPARQVLELPAGETTFELLGYEVTDKALLLVREAFKRAKTVLLYRLNEGAKAQATHEGWKAIARCGGVRGNDIVLVVRPNVLDDTKMDVITKIAGREVDLQTVAQAEELKANAWVEFEGSGALEAIAGLPLTGGEDGAATNEDHMNFLDALAVQDFHAVALPSEEKTLASVYTAFIKRMREEEGKKVQAVLPNYPLADSEGVISVKNGVKLADGTVLGPAEACVWVAAATAAAAMNESLTYTAYEDAIDADVRLTNRQVEAALEAGEFVFVHQRGRAVVEQDINSFTSYTPDKGRVFSKNRVVRVLDGIANDMKQLFETSYVGKVNNNGDGRQLFRGECIAYLDQLVRLSAIQPFDAQTDVQVTAGDTSDSIVIQLAVQPADAVEKIYMKVKVK; translated from the coding sequence ATGGCTGGAGGAACATGGATGACGCAGAACAAAGTAAGACCGGGCGTATATGTGCGCTTCGACTCGGAAGCGGGCCCGATGGGAACGGTGGGAGAGCGCGGGGTTGTGGCCCTGCCGCTGAAGTTGAGCTGGGGACCAGCCCGTCAGGTGCTGGAACTGCCAGCCGGAGAGACGACTTTCGAGCTTCTTGGTTATGAGGTGACGGACAAGGCGCTGCTGTTGGTGCGCGAAGCATTCAAGCGGGCCAAGACGGTGCTGTTGTATCGGTTGAATGAAGGCGCCAAGGCCCAGGCGACTCACGAGGGATGGAAGGCCATTGCCCGCTGCGGCGGCGTTCGCGGGAACGACATCGTACTCGTCGTACGTCCGAACGTTCTCGACGATACGAAGATGGACGTTATTACGAAGATCGCGGGTCGCGAGGTCGATCTTCAGACCGTCGCCCAAGCAGAGGAGCTCAAGGCCAACGCTTGGGTGGAATTCGAAGGCAGCGGAGCGCTGGAGGCGATCGCGGGCTTGCCGCTGACTGGCGGCGAGGACGGCGCGGCGACGAATGAAGACCATATGAACTTCCTGGATGCGCTGGCGGTGCAGGATTTCCATGCGGTGGCCCTGCCGTCGGAGGAGAAGACACTTGCTTCCGTATATACCGCCTTCATCAAGCGGATGCGCGAGGAGGAAGGGAAAAAGGTTCAGGCGGTGCTGCCGAACTATCCGCTGGCGGACAGCGAAGGCGTCATCAGCGTGAAGAACGGAGTCAAGTTAGCGGACGGCACTGTGCTCGGCCCAGCCGAAGCGTGCGTGTGGGTGGCTGCCGCTACGGCTGCGGCGGCAATGAATGAGTCACTCACCTATACCGCGTATGAAGATGCGATCGACGCGGACGTGCGGCTGACGAACCGCCAGGTCGAAGCCGCACTGGAGGCGGGCGAGTTCGTATTCGTCCATCAGCGGGGCCGCGCGGTGGTCGAGCAGGATATCAACAGCTTTACGTCTTATACTCCGGATAAGGGCCGCGTTTTCTCCAAAAACCGGGTCGTTCGAGTGCTTGACGGCATTGCCAACGATATGAAGCAGTTGTTCGAGACGTCCTATGTCGGCAAGGTGAACAACAACGGCGACGGCCGCCAGTTGTTCCGCGGCGAATGCATCGCTTACCTTGACCAGCTCGTGCGCTTGTCCGCGATTCAGCCATTTGATGCGCAGACCGATGTACAGGTCACAGCCGGCGATACGAGCGATAGCATCGTCATTCAACTGGCGGTGCAGCCGGCAGACGCCGTAGAGAAAATTTATATGAAAGTGAAGGTGAAGTAA
- a CDS encoding phage tail terminator family protein — protein sequence MHSAEIRQGVMRRLEEIFPGMPVLDAEAAADAIAPYCALRLRSGSRQRIGERRYAAAWQVEVDYVPGETGERPHPDEVADALYDALEFVDFGKMRCRGAEMSHEYPDHLLRFRVQYALTLLREREAGSKMEAMKQEGRIRDEH from the coding sequence GTGCACAGTGCCGAGATTCGGCAAGGCGTGATGCGGCGGCTTGAGGAGATCTTCCCAGGTATGCCGGTGCTGGATGCCGAGGCGGCAGCGGACGCGATTGCGCCGTACTGCGCCCTCCGTCTTCGCAGCGGCAGCAGGCAGCGCATAGGGGAGCGCCGCTATGCGGCAGCGTGGCAGGTGGAGGTCGACTATGTGCCAGGAGAGACCGGGGAACGGCCGCATCCCGACGAGGTCGCCGACGCGCTGTATGACGCGCTGGAGTTCGTCGACTTCGGGAAGATGCGCTGCCGCGGCGCCGAGATGAGCCACGAGTACCCGGATCATCTACTGCGCTTCCGGGTGCAGTATGCGCTCACGCTGCTGCGGGAGCGGGAGGCGGGCAGCAAGATGGAAGCAATGAAGCAGGAGGGGCGGATTCGAGATGAGCATTGA
- a CDS encoding ArpU family phage packaging/lysis transcriptional regulator, whose protein sequence is MLATINRAETRKRVESVLAVAKLYRKAGAVRREMRTTLAYIPRYHGTTHKVGKPVEETAVHNVEREQYMKTVHDNVTKAIAHLGEAERGVIERCYLSPQNSTPDYLLCHEMNVSERTFRRIKARGVMELAFLLGLEVYAE, encoded by the coding sequence ATGTTGGCAACCATTAATCGGGCAGAGACGCGCAAGCGGGTGGAATCGGTGTTGGCTGTGGCGAAGCTGTACCGCAAGGCCGGTGCCGTACGGCGGGAGATGCGGACGACGCTGGCTTATATTCCCCGTTATCACGGCACGACGCACAAGGTCGGGAAGCCAGTCGAGGAGACCGCGGTCCACAATGTTGAGAGGGAGCAATATATGAAGACCGTCCATGACAATGTGACCAAGGCGATTGCCCATCTGGGCGAGGCGGAGCGGGGCGTGATCGAGCGCTGCTACCTCAGCCCGCAGAACAGCACGCCGGATTATTTGCTCTGCCATGAGATGAATGTTAGCGAACGCACCTTCCGCCGCATCAAGGCACGCGGGGTAATGGAGCTGGCTTTCCTGCTCGGGCTGGAAGTGTATGCGGAGTAG
- a CDS encoding helix-turn-helix domain-containing protein encodes MTGKNREVMGSRIKQLRLKHGLSQDDVAHALGMKRANVANYEAGRTTPPSDIIGRLADMLHTSADYLLGRTDNPLALHAAGTIPEWATAKDKRDFRKMLEEDPEVMFDGVPMDEDDRERVIQVLEALFWDAKKRNKRKPKRTE; translated from the coding sequence ATGACTGGCAAGAACAGAGAAGTGATGGGTTCACGAATCAAGCAGCTCCGCTTGAAGCACGGCCTCTCCCAGGATGACGTCGCCCATGCGCTCGGGATGAAGCGCGCCAATGTGGCCAACTATGAAGCGGGACGCACGACGCCGCCGAGCGATATTATCGGACGCCTGGCCGATATGCTGCACACCTCTGCCGACTATCTGCTCGGGCGGACGGACAACCCGCTCGCGCTGCATGCGGCGGGCACGATACCGGAATGGGCCACCGCCAAGGACAAGCGTGATTTCCGCAAAATGCTGGAGGAAGATCCGGAGGTGATGTTCGACGGCGTGCCGATGGACGAAGACGACCGCGAACGGGTGATTCAAGTGCTGGAAGCCTTGTTCTGGGATGCGAAGAAGAGGAACAAACGGAAGCCGAAGCGAACGGAATGA
- a CDS encoding ImmA/IrrE family metallo-endopeptidase: protein MDVENIVSKLIRKYKTNCPFQLAQRLNIIVKQARLGNSTRGFYYRKLRRRYIVINTDLPFEWQRFVCAHELAHDRLHTGTGHFFIERNTLFSVGKFERQANEFALRLLLDSTEALPGDTKESYCMRHGIPPDVAKFLPDGDANDIEREHDAAL from the coding sequence ATGGATGTTGAGAACATCGTAAGCAAGCTGATTCGGAAATACAAAACGAACTGTCCTTTTCAACTGGCGCAGCGGCTGAACATAATCGTCAAGCAAGCGCGGCTCGGCAATTCGACGCGCGGATTCTATTACCGCAAGCTGCGCCGACGCTATATCGTGATCAATACCGATCTGCCGTTCGAGTGGCAGCGCTTCGTCTGCGCGCATGAGCTCGCCCACGACCGGCTGCATACGGGAACCGGCCATTTTTTCATCGAGCGGAACACGCTGTTCTCCGTCGGCAAATTCGAGCGGCAGGCGAACGAGTTCGCGCTCCGGCTGCTCCTGGACAGCACCGAGGCGCTGCCCGGCGACACGAAGGAGAGCTACTGCATGCGGCATGGCATTCCGCCTGATGTCGCGAAGTTCCTTCCTGACGGCGACGCGAATGACATTGAGCGGGAGCATGACGCAGCCCTCTAG
- a CDS encoding GDP-mannose 4,6-dehydratase yields MKALVTGVSGFVGSHMAEYLLDRGVEVVGTIRNRSRMEHIRHIESMIHLVECELRDPFSVETLLTQEKPDLIFHLAAQSFVPTSWNSPVDTITNNVAGQLNIFEAVRRHDLDCKIQIACSSEEYGHVEPHETPITEDNPLRPLSPYAVSKAAQDYLGYQYFKSYGLHVLRTRTFNHTGPRRGEQFVTSNFAKQIAEIEKGLRAPVVHVGNLNAKRDFTDVRDVVRAYWLALEKGEPGECYNIASGSCVTIREMLNLLLSFSSVNIDIVTDPSRMRPSDVEILLGDNTKFSRQTGWKPEIPLERTLEDLLNYWRERAGKQAL; encoded by the coding sequence ATGAAGGCGCTGGTTACCGGTGTCTCCGGGTTTGTCGGAAGCCATATGGCGGAATATTTGCTGGATCGGGGCGTTGAGGTCGTCGGAACGATCCGCAACCGGAGCCGAATGGAGCATATCCGCCATATCGAATCCATGATTCATCTGGTCGAGTGCGAGCTGCGCGATCCGTTCTCGGTCGAGACGCTGCTGACGCAGGAAAAGCCGGATTTGATTTTCCATCTGGCGGCGCAGAGCTTCGTCCCGACCTCCTGGAATTCTCCCGTCGATACGATTACGAACAATGTGGCGGGGCAGCTCAATATTTTCGAGGCGGTCCGCCGCCACGATCTTGACTGCAAGATCCAGATCGCCTGTTCCAGCGAAGAATACGGCCATGTCGAGCCTCACGAGACGCCGATTACCGAGGACAACCCGCTGCGGCCGCTGAGTCCGTATGCTGTGAGCAAGGCAGCACAAGATTATCTTGGTTACCAATATTTCAAAAGCTATGGTCTGCATGTGCTTCGCACCCGTACCTTCAACCATACGGGCCCTCGCCGGGGCGAGCAGTTCGTGACGTCCAACTTCGCCAAGCAGATTGCCGAGATCGAGAAGGGGCTTCGGGCGCCGGTCGTCCATGTCGGCAACCTGAACGCGAAGCGGGACTTTACCGACGTGCGGGATGTCGTGCGGGCCTATTGGCTTGCTCTGGAGAAAGGCGAACCCGGCGAATGCTACAATATCGCCTCCGGATCCTGCGTCACGATTCGCGAGATGCTGAACCTGCTGCTCTCCTTCAGCAGTGTCAACATCGACATCGTTACGGATCCGAGCCGGATGCGGCCGTCGGATGTGGAGATTTTGCTGGGCGATAACACCAAATTCTCCCGGCAGACGGGCTGGAAGCCGGAGATCCCGCTGGAACGGACGCTGGAGGATTTGCTGAACTACTGGCGCGAACGGGCAGGCAAGCAAGCATTATAA
- a CDS encoding response regulator, which yields MGGQPVFRVLIADDHAHAREGMRDILAIDPSFAIVGEAVNGEEAIAMTETVMPDMILMDISMPVMDGLEATKHIKERFPYVKIVMVTVSDDITHLFEALKKGAQGYLLKNLQPSAWHEYLRAIAIDEAPMSKELAFRILQEFSTKNSKAPAHSPLTMREREILERVARGESNKEIAAQFSLSEHTVKNHLKNILQKLHLENRVQLTRYALENGLVDS from the coding sequence ATGGGAGGACAACCGGTGTTCCGCGTGTTGATCGCAGACGATCATGCGCATGCGCGGGAAGGGATGCGGGATATATTGGCGATCGATCCCTCCTTCGCCATCGTGGGCGAGGCGGTGAATGGAGAAGAAGCGATTGCGATGACCGAGACGGTCATGCCGGATATGATCCTGATGGATATCTCGATGCCGGTGATGGACGGGCTGGAAGCGACCAAGCATATTAAGGAGCGGTTCCCTTATGTCAAAATTGTCATGGTAACCGTATCCGACGATATTACCCATTTGTTCGAGGCGTTGAAAAAAGGAGCCCAAGGCTATCTTCTCAAAAACTTGCAGCCATCGGCATGGCACGAGTATTTGCGGGCGATCGCCATTGACGAGGCGCCCATGTCGAAGGAACTGGCTTTTCGCATTTTGCAGGAATTCTCCACCAAGAACAGCAAAGCGCCGGCGCATTCCCCGCTCACGATGCGGGAGCGCGAAATATTGGAGCGGGTGGCCAGGGGCGAGTCGAACAAGGAGATTGCCGCCCAATTTTCTTTATCCGAGCATACGGTCAAAAATCATCTGAAAAATATTTTGCAGAAGCTTCATCTGGAGAATCGCGTGCAGTTGACGCGGTACGCCCTGGAGAACGGCCTCGTCGACTCTTAA
- a CDS encoding sensor histidine kinase has translation MSDKMIKRLILWIPTLTIGLWEYVRHSFLLPYLSMDMGNILAPIIVFIVSATLLTRLFKKLDDTQATLRREQRMTAALEERERLAQELHDGISQSLFMLSVKIDRLESCPPEEKQGQLDKLRQTVRHVYDDVRQAIANLRTVPQEKDFTWSHPFMQMIEDIHKDTEWEMDVAWSIPEESLTIKEKIALFSCVREALTNVRKHADAKHVRVIGRLHGDGFECEVRDDGTGFAGDPCAAAGKYGLKMLRDRARTLGWHFEMRRESGQTIMRVSKRGAAERLAGAR, from the coding sequence ATGAGCGACAAGATGATTAAGCGGTTGATATTATGGATTCCGACATTGACGATCGGGCTATGGGAATATGTCAGACATTCCTTTTTGCTTCCTTATTTGTCGATGGACATGGGCAATATATTGGCTCCGATCATCGTGTTCATCGTATCGGCGACGCTGCTGACGCGCCTGTTCAAGAAGCTGGACGATACGCAGGCGACGCTCCGGCGGGAGCAGCGGATGACGGCGGCGCTGGAGGAACGGGAGCGGCTGGCCCAGGAGCTGCATGACGGCATCTCGCAATCGTTGTTCATGCTGTCGGTCAAAATCGACCGGCTGGAGTCATGCCCCCCGGAGGAGAAGCAGGGTCAGCTGGATAAGCTCCGTCAGACGGTCCGGCATGTGTATGACGATGTGCGGCAAGCGATTGCCAACCTGCGGACCGTACCCCAGGAAAAGGATTTTACCTGGTCGCATCCGTTCATGCAGATGATCGAGGATATTCATAAAGATACGGAGTGGGAGATGGATGTCGCCTGGTCCATCCCGGAAGAATCGCTGACGATTAAGGAGAAGATTGCTTTGTTCTCCTGCGTGCGGGAAGCATTGACCAATGTGAGGAAGCATGCGGACGCGAAGCATGTGCGAGTCATTGGGCGGCTCCATGGGGATGGCTTCGAATGCGAGGTGCGGGATGACGGCACGGGGTTCGCGGGCGATCCTTGCGCCGCGGCCGGGAAGTACGGATTGAAAATGCTCCGGGATCGGGCCAGGACGCTGGGCTGGCATTTCGAGATGAGGCGGGAGTCCGGACAGACGATTATGCGCGTCTCGAAGCGCGGTGCCGCCGAACGGCTGGCCGGGGCGCGGTAG
- a CDS encoding LacI family DNA-binding transcriptional regulator yields MKVSIFDVAKKAGLSVVTVSRVLNNAQTVREKNRQKVLQAMKELDYHPNAAARSLAKGKTGVIGMIVTTLQDSFLDSIVQTVSSLLKDHGYYLALSVANYPQEEGVGRDFIEEDRVDGLLLLSPIHELSYLTELRNRNIPFVLIDHQTVQPDVHGVTVDNFTGGYEATRHLVELGHRSIAHIQGPDFFLSSIERERGFRQALAEAGLEPFAVEPGEFSIESGYQAVRKWLNQGQLPTALFAADDFTALGAINALTEAGLRVPEHMSIVGYDDQVLASELRPRLTTMRQPAVQIGKAAVDMLVKQMNGVSLTNRTVRLNSEIIVRESTAAPQSQ; encoded by the coding sequence ATGAAAGTCAGTATTTTTGATGTGGCCAAAAAAGCTGGCTTGTCTGTCGTAACGGTATCCCGTGTCTTGAACAATGCTCAAACTGTTCGAGAAAAGAATCGCCAAAAGGTTCTGCAGGCGATGAAAGAACTGGACTATCACCCGAATGCGGCGGCACGAAGCTTGGCGAAAGGCAAAACCGGAGTCATCGGCATGATTGTCACGACGCTTCAGGACTCGTTCCTGGACAGCATCGTGCAAACGGTGTCTTCGCTGTTGAAGGATCACGGATATTATCTTGCCTTGTCAGTCGCGAATTATCCCCAGGAGGAAGGCGTGGGGAGGGATTTTATCGAGGAGGACCGGGTTGATGGATTGCTCCTCCTGTCGCCGATTCATGAATTGTCCTACTTGACGGAGCTGCGGAACCGGAATATTCCGTTCGTGCTCATCGATCATCAGACCGTGCAGCCGGACGTTCACGGCGTCACCGTCGACAATTTTACCGGAGGCTATGAAGCGACCCGCCATCTCGTCGAACTGGGGCATCGTTCCATCGCCCATATCCAGGGACCGGACTTCTTCCTCAGCTCGATCGAGCGGGAGCGCGGATTCAGGCAGGCGCTGGCGGAAGCAGGCTTGGAGCCCTTCGCGGTGGAGCCGGGCGAGTTCTCGATTGAATCCGGTTACCAGGCGGTTCGCAAATGGCTGAATCAAGGGCAGCTGCCGACGGCCTTGTTCGCCGCCGACGACTTCACGGCGTTGGGCGCAATCAACGCGTTGACAGAAGCGGGGCTGCGGGTGCCGGAGCATATGTCGATCGTCGGGTATGACGATCAGGTTCTTGCCTCCGAGCTGCGGCCGCGTTTGACCACGATGCGTCAGCCGGCCGTGCAGATCGGGAAGGCGGCGGTGGACATGCTCGTCAAGCAGATGAACGGCGTCTCGCTCACCAACCGGACCGTCCGTCTCAATTCGGAGATTATCGTCCGGGAATCGACGGCAGCGCCGCAATCGCAATGA
- a CDS encoding YbjQ family protein translates to MIVATTENIPNYEVTEVLGTAFGVVVRARGIGGDIMASLKGLVGGEVKQYTQMIEDARRQAMDRMIENAHAMGGDAITMMRFDSGDVAQNMSEIVAYGTVVKLRPAQR, encoded by the coding sequence ATGATCGTTGCAACAACCGAAAATATCCCAAACTATGAAGTCACTGAAGTGCTTGGCACCGCATTTGGCGTCGTCGTCCGCGCCCGCGGCATCGGCGGAGACATTATGGCTTCCTTGAAAGGGTTGGTCGGCGGCGAAGTCAAGCAATATACCCAGATGATCGAGGATGCCCGGCGTCAGGCAATGGATCGGATGATCGAGAACGCGCACGCGATGGGCGGGGATGCCATCACGATGATGCGCTTCGACAGCGGCGACGTCGCCCAGAATATGAGCGAGATCGTGGCTTACGGAACGGTCGTCAAGCTGAGACCGGCTCAGAGGTAA
- a CDS encoding HD family phosphohydrolase: MWVVIGTALVVYGLPLLGLIILIIIGKTYYDKRYKQVDNPRDAIGINADYAPTKEIFIDPRDGYKYQVYYNAKTGQRQYIRMD, encoded by the coding sequence ATGTGGGTAGTGATAGGTACGGCGTTAGTCGTATACGGGCTCCCTCTGCTTGGCCTGATCATCCTCATCATCATCGGCAAAACCTATTATGACAAGCGGTACAAGCAAGTCGACAATCCTCGCGACGCGATCGGCATCAACGCCGATTATGCTCCGACCAAGGAAATTTTTATCGATCCGCGCGACGGTTATAAATACCAGGTATACTACAATGCGAAAACGGGCCAAAGACAATATATCCGCATGGATTGA
- a CDS encoding aldolase catalytic domain-containing protein, whose protein sequence is MKTNHCKIIDCTIRDGGLVNNWDFSVEFVQSLYASLNESGVDYMEIGYKNSPKLLKGADEAGPWRFLDDDFLRKVIPQKGTTKLSALVDIGRVDENDILPRSESMLDLIRVACYSKDVDKALDLIQLFHDRGYETTINIMALSNVMENDLIEAFAMIKDSPVDIVYIVDSYGSLDHNDIHYLVHKFKEHLPNKRLGVHTHNNMQLAFSNTLVAAELGVEILDASVYGMGRGAGNCPTELLLTHLKNSRYHMRPVLGFIQNYMLTTREKWEWGYLIPYLVTGTLDEHPRSAMALLASDERDQYVEFYDRMTTPEVSFSQKKPE, encoded by the coding sequence ATGAAAACGAATCATTGTAAAATTATCGACTGCACCATTCGCGACGGCGGTCTCGTCAATAACTGGGATTTCAGCGTCGAGTTCGTGCAAAGCTTGTATGCCTCATTGAACGAATCGGGCGTCGATTATATGGAAATTGGCTACAAAAATTCGCCGAAATTGCTTAAAGGCGCTGATGAAGCAGGCCCTTGGCGATTTTTGGATGACGATTTCCTGCGTAAAGTCATTCCGCAAAAAGGAACAACCAAGCTGTCGGCGCTCGTTGATATCGGGCGGGTGGACGAAAATGATATTTTGCCCCGTTCCGAGAGCATGCTCGATCTGATCCGTGTCGCTTGCTACAGCAAGGACGTCGACAAAGCGCTTGATCTGATTCAGCTTTTCCACGATCGGGGTTATGAGACAACCATTAATATTATGGCGCTCTCCAACGTGATGGAGAACGATCTGATTGAAGCCTTCGCCATGATTAAGGACAGCCCGGTAGACATCGTCTATATTGTCGATTCCTACGGCAGCCTCGATCATAACGATATACATTACCTGGTGCACAAGTTCAAGGAGCATCTGCCGAACAAGCGCCTGGGCGTGCACACGCACAACAATATGCAGCTCGCCTTCTCCAATACGCTGGTGGCGGCAGAGCTGGGCGTCGAGATTCTGGATGCCTCAGTCTACGGCATGGGACGCGGAGCGGGGAATTGCCCGACCGAGCTGCTCCTGACGCATCTGAAGAATAGCCGATACCATATGCGTCCGGTGCTCGGCTTCATCCAAAATTATATGCTGACTACGCGCGAGAAATGGGAGTGGGGTTACCTGATTCCTTATCTGGTCACCGGAACGCTCGATGAACACCCCCGTTCTGCGATGGCGCTGCTCGCCTCCGACGAGCGTGACCAATACGTCGAATTCTACGACCGCATGACGACGCCGGAAGTCAGTTTTTCCCAGAAGAAGCCGGAATAA
- a CDS encoding FeoA family protein: protein MGLHFPRPALAMTPLCELKPGQTGCICDLSEANPAVCRRLMELGVEEGTHVQVMHAGLLGGPLTLGANGQLIGIRRSEARRIGVHAV, encoded by the coding sequence ATGGGCCTTCATTTTCCCCGTCCTGCTCTAGCAATGACCCCGCTATGCGAACTCAAGCCTGGCCAGACAGGCTGTATCTGCGATCTGTCCGAAGCCAATCCAGCTGTCTGCCGGCGCTTGATGGAGCTCGGAGTCGAGGAAGGCACGCATGTCCAGGTCATGCACGCCGGCCTGCTCGGCGGACCGCTTACGCTCGGAGCGAACGGCCAGCTGATCGGCATTCGCCGCAGCGAGGCCCGTCGTATCGGGGTGCATGCGGTATGA